DNA sequence from the Gordonia polyisoprenivorans genome:
CCGGTCCGTCGGCGCTGACACCCACCGGCCGAACCAGGAGAAGCCACGACGCCACGAAGGAGGCGATGAATGTACCTCGGCGCGCAGCTGTTCACCGACAGCGAGTACGAGCGGAGGCTGACCCGGGTGCGCGAAGCGATGGATCTGCAAGGTCTTTCGGCACTCATCGTCACCGAACCAGCGAATCTCTTCTATCTCATCGGCTACAACGCGTGGTCGTTCTACACGCCACAGATGCTGTTCGTGCCCATCGAGGGCGACATGGTCTTCTTCGCCCGCGAGATGGATGCCCATGGCGCACACCGCACCACGTGGCTTCCCGAGGAGCAGATCGTCGGCTACCCGGAGAGCTACGTCCACCGGCCCCACGTCCACCCGTTCGACTGGGTCGCGTGGGCACTGCGCCAGCGCCACCTCATCGCCCCGGCGTCCAAGGCCGGTTCGGTCGGCCTGGAGATGGATTCGCACTATTTCACACCGAAAGCCTATCGGGCCCTGTACAACGCGATCCCGGAGTGGAAACTCGTCGACGGCTTCGAGCTGGTCAACTGGGTCCGGTCGGTCAAGTCCGACGCCGAGATCCAGCTGATGCGGCAGGCCGGGATGGTGTGCTCGGAGGCGATGCGCGCGGCGATCGACACCATCGATGTCGGTGTGCGGCAATGCGATGCGGCAGCCGTCATCTCCCAGGCCCAGATCACCGGCACCGAGGAGTTCGGCGGCGACTATCCGGCCATCGTGCCGATGATGCCGACCGGCGCGGCCGCCGACACCCCGCATCTCACCTGGCACCAGGGGACATTCGTCGAGAACGAGGCCGTCGTCATCGAATTGACCGGCGCACACAACAGATATCACTGCCCACTCGCGCGGACCGTCGCGCTCGGCAAGCCGTCCAACGATCTGGATTACGTCGCCCAGGCCACCGCCGAAGGCCTGAACAATGTGCTCGACGCGATCCGTCCCGGGGTGCCGACCCGCGAGCTCGCCTCCACCTGGAACTGGACCCTCGCCAAGTACGGCCTCGAAAAGCCGTCCCGGCTGGGCTATTCCATCGGTATCGGCTATCCACCGGATTGGGGCGAACGCACCATCAGCATCCGCACCGAGGACGAGACGATCCTGGAGACCAACATGACCTTCCACATCATCTGCGGAATGTGGATGGACAACTACGGTTTCGAGCTGTCCGAGTCGGTGCGCGTCAGCCCGACCGGTGTGGAGACCTTCACCAGTTTCCCCCGCGAACTGATCCAGAAATGAGGTGAGGACATGACCACCATCCACCCCGCCGCCACGCACACTGCCCCCACGATCCCACTCGCCGGACGCGCCAAGGATCTCGTCGGATCCATGATCGACTCGTCGACCTCGCTGCTGGCTGCACAGAGCCACGACATCGTGCGATTCGCGATGGGCTCCCCCGCCGACGAGGCGGTGCCCGCCGACGAGTTCCGGGAGATCGCCGGGGCGATCCTCGACAACACCTCGTTCACCTACGGCGCCACCGAGGGCGAACCACGACTGCTGCAGTTGCTCGTCGACTACCTCGCCACCACCCCGGACCCGTCGAGCCACGACCGGCTCGTCATCACCACCGGTGGCATGCAGGGCCTCGACTTGGCCTCCAAGTTGTTCGTCGATCCCGGCGACCTCGTCGTCGTCGAGTCGCCCACCTACACCAACGGCAGCGCCACGGCCCTGTCCTACGGCGCGCAACTGCTCGAGGTGCCGGTCGACGACGACGGCATGCAGATCGACACCCTCGTCGACCTCGTCGCCCGCACCCGCCGCACGCCCAAGGCGATCTACACGATCCCGACGTTCCAGAATCCGTCGGGCGTCACGCTGTCGGAGGAGCGCCGCAGAGAACTTCTGCGGCTGGCCCACCATTGGGGTGCGGTGATCATCGACGACGACCCGTACGGGCTCCTGCGCTTCGCCGGCGAAGACATCCCCACCTTCCAGACCCTCTCGCCCGCCGATCCGCTGGTGTTCTCGGTGCGCACCTTCTCCAAGATCCTCGCGCCGGGCTGGCGGGTCGGCTGGGTTGATGCCGACCCGTCGCTGCGGCAACTGCTGATCAACGGCAAACAGGCCATGGACACCTGCACCAACGTCCCCAATCAGCACATCGTCGCCGAATACATCTCGCGCGGCGGCCTGACCGATCACCTCGCCTCGCTGCGCACGCTCTACCGGGCGCGCAAGGACGCGATGCTCGACTCCATCGGGCGCCATCTGGGCGAACATGTCACCACCACCAACCCGGAGGGCGGCTTCTTCCTGTGGCTGACCCTGCAGGGCGAGTTCGCCGAGATCGACACCCGCGAACTGTTCGAGGTGGCCTTGGCCGACGGCGTCGCCTTCATTCCCGGCCCGGCACTGTCCCCGGGCGGGCGCTTCCGCAACGCCCTGCGCCTGTGCTTCGCCTCGAGTACTCCCGAACGAATCGAGGAGGGTATCCGACGCCTGACCGGCAGTCTTGAGAAGATGACCGGGTGAACGGTGCACCCCGACCCCTGCCGATCGACGCCCTGCCCATCGACGCCGACGAGATCACCGATCTGACGGTCGCGCTGGTGCAGGCGCCCAGCGAGAACCCCGGCGGCACCGAGGCACAGGCCGTCGCCGTCCTCGAGAAGGCATGCCAGAACGCCGGGTTCGTGGTCAGTACGCATGAGGTCGCGCCCGGCCGGCCGAATCTCGTCGCCACCCTGCCCGGCGGCAACGGCCCGGGTCTGATGTTCCTCGGTCACTCCGACGTCGTGCCCGCGGGCCCCGGATGGACCGGCGACCCCTACCGTGCGCGCATCGCCGACGGATCGATCATCGGCCGCGGCACCACCGACATGAAGGGCGGGCTCGCCGCGATCGTGACCGCCATGTCGGCGCTGGCGTCCTCCGGCGTCGAGCTCACCGGCCCGGTGCAACTGGTGTGCACGGTCGACGAGGAGGAACACGGCAGCGGCGTGCGGGATCTCGTCACCGATCACCCCGGCGAGTTCCTGGGGTGCGTGGTGGCCGAGCCGACCGATCTCACCGTTGTCCGCGGATGCCGCGGCGCGTCCTACATCGAGATCGACGTGACCGGTCGCGCCGCGCACTCCGGACGCCCCGACGACGGCCGCAGCGCCATCTACGCCGCCGCCGCGATCGTCGACCTCATTCGCGCCGACCACGAGGCGATGACCGCCCGCGCCGACGGCCTACTGGGTTCTGGGACATGGAATGTCGGCACCATCTCCGGCGGGCAGGGCATCTCCGTCGTCGCCCCGATGGCCGCGCTCGGCATCGACCGCAGGCTGATGCCCGACGAGACCGCCGGCGGCGTCGCCGACGCGCTACGCACCCGAATCGCCCAGGCGGGCATCGATTCCGACGGCATCGGCGTCGACGTGCGGGTCACCATGGAGATGCCAGGCTTCGAGACACCCGCCGATCACCGCCTCGTCGCCACCGCTGTCGGCGCACTCGAGAGCCTCGGCGTCGCCACCTCCGTGGGCGGGTGGAGCGCCGCCTGCGACGGTGGCTTCGTCAGCCGCGACCTCGGCATCCCGGCCGTCGTCTGCGGTCCCGGCGACATCAACACCCAGGCCCACCAGCCCGACGAGACCGTCCGGATCGCCGACGTGGTCACGGCTGCAAGGGCATACACCCAGATGGCCCTGACCCTTCTCGGTCCGCGCGCCTGAACGCCCAATTTTCCGGTGGTCGAGGTTGGTCGAGGTTGCCCCCGGGCCCCGGCCCCGATAAGTCGAGGTTGGTCCCTGGTCCCGGTGGTCGAGGTGCGACGAGCGATAGCGAGGAGCCTCGAGACCCCTTGCACCGCTGCCGGTTTCCCATTGTTGCACCACCCGCGTTCACCACATCACCCCGCGACCGTCAGCTCCGCACCCCAACATTTTCGTCGGCGACCGCGAAATCCTCGGTCCGCTCCGGGATCTCGGTGCCGCGGATCGAGCAGCCCGCGGTCTCCTTGAGGAACATCATCGCGATCATGCCGATGGCACACGCCCCCATCATGTAGATGGCCGGGAACAGCAGCCAGCCGGTGTCGCCGACGACGGCGTCGTTGACCAGCGGAGCGGTACCACCGAAGGCTGCGGTGGCGACGTTGTAGGAGATGGCGAACCCCGCGTAACGCACCTGGGTCGGGAACATCGCCGGGAAGGTCGCCGAGATCGTGGCGAGCTGCGGTATGTAGAGCAATCCGAGAACGACGAATCCGATGATGGCCCAGGCGAATCCCTGACCCATCAGCCAGTACAGCGGTAGCGCGAGCACGAAGAGGCCGATCAGCGAGCCCCACCACATCGGTTTTCGGCCGGTCCGATCCGACCACGCACCGAAGAACGGGATCGCGACCATCATCGCGAGCTGGCCGATGAGCACAACGGTCGAGCCCGACGACTCCGACAACCCGATCGTGCTCTTGAGGTAGGTCGGTTGGTAGGCGAGCAGGGTGTAGTTGACGACGTTCAACGCGATCACCATGCCGAACATGGTCAGGATCGGCTGCCAGTAGTTCGAGAGGAGATCCTTGAACCTGGTCCAGGCCGTGCCCTTGATCTCGTTGTCCTGCTCGAGTTCCTGAAAGACCGGGGTGTCCTCCATCTGCGAGCGCAGGTACAGACCGATGAGACCCATCGGCAGCGCGATCAAGAACGGGATGCGCCAGCCCCACGTCTGCATCTGATCGTCACTGAGGAGCAGTTCGAGCAGCAGCACGATCGCGGTGCCTGCCGAGAAGCCGGCAAGGGTGCCGAATTCGAGGAACGAGCCGAATCGGCCGCGCTTTCGATCGGGGGCGTACTCGGCCATGAACGTTGCGGCGCCGCCGTATTCGCCGCCGGTCGAGAATCCCTGGATCACGCGCAGTGTGATGAGCAGAACCGGTGCCCAGATCCCCGCCACCGCATGCGTGGGCAACACACCGATCAGTGCCGTTGCCCCCGAGATGAGCAGGATCGTCATCGCCAGCACGGACTTTCGTCCGATCCGGTCGCCGATCGGCCCCCAGATCATGCCGCCGAGCGGACGCAACACGAACGAGATCGCGAAGCCGAGCATGGTGCCGATCGTGCCGAGATGACCGGGAAAGAACGCGTGGGTGAGATAGGTGGTGGTCGCGGCGTAGACGCCGTAGTCGTACCACTCGGTGGCGTTGCCGATTGCCGATGCGGCGATCGCTTTGCGCAGTAGCGCTTTTCCTTCGCGCGATTCCGGATCGGGCGCGAGATCCTCATATGTTGCCGAGGAGTTTGCCGTAGCCATCTGTGCCTTCCTGGTGGAGTCGGGGCCAGTGTCGTCGGGCTGACTCACATCGGTGGGCGATGATCGCGAGGGCGATGTCGATCGCGTTGCCTTACAACGCGATCTCCGCAGTGGACCCGGACCCCTCCTGTCCGCCCACGGCGTCACCGATCAAGCGGTGCAGCCCATCCCTCATGTGTTCGATCATCAGCACGTCGGCCGCCTGCGGATCTCCTGCCGCGATGGCGTCCACCAATGCCTGGTGTTCGTCGATTCGTTCCTTTCCCGAGGCGTACGTTCCTCGCATGGCCCGCAGACACATTCGCGTCTCCACGCGGATCGTCTCGTGCAGCCGCGAAAGACGCTGACTACCTGCGGCTTCCACCAATCGCTGATGGAACCGCATATCCGCTTCGGCCATGGCTTCACCGTTCGGATCATCGATGCACTCACGCATCATGGCCACCGCATCATTGAGGGCCGCAACCGATTCCGGGTCATCGGTGGAGATGACCTGCTCGATCGCGGCCCGTTCGACGGCGGTGCGTGCTATGTACATGTCGCGTATGTCGTCATCGTCCATCGAGACGACGAACAGACCCCGGTTGCGGTGGCTCACCAGCAGACCCTCTGCGGTGAGCCGCTGCATCGCCTCGCGCAACGGACCACGGCTGACCCCGAGGTCGGCAGCCAGACCCGATTCCGTCAACTGCGAACCAGGCGGAAAACTACCGTTGGCGATGGCCTCATGCAACTTCCGGGCGATGATCGCAGGTGTGGACTCCTGCACGATCGGCGCCAGCACGCGTTTGCGTGCGGAGGCCGAACCATCATCCCCAGCAGACCGCATATTCGCCATCTCTGTTCTTCCTTCTTACTCGCTGCACGGCCCAATGTCAGCTTTCCGCTGCGCATTTCGGCCAGCGCGCACCGCATACAACCCGGTGAGCTGCGACGACGCGTCTGAGGCGGAGATTTGTCACGAAGACCACCCGTCGCATGCCGCAGCGTCAATTGTTAGATTGTTGACAATCTACCCCGATGGTCGGTCCGGTGACAACAACATCGGACTCATTCCCGAACGAACCGGTAGCCCATCCCCGCCTCGGTGAGCAGATGCCTGGGGTGAGCAGGGTCCTCCTCGAGTTTGCGGCGCAGGCTGGCAAGGTAGACGCGCAGATAGTTCGACTGGCCGGTGTATGTCGGCCCCCACACACCGGTCAGGATCTCGCGCTGACCCACCAACTTGCCCTCGTTGCGCACCAGCATCTCCAGCACTCCCCACTCCGTGGGAGTCAGATGTACCCGTTCGCCGTCACGCGTGACCTGTTTGGCGCCGAGGTCGACCGTGAACGATCCGGCCGACACCACCGGGTTCTCGGCGCTCGGCTCCCCCGACGAACCCGCCCCGCGTCGGATCGCGGCCCGCAAACGTGCGACGAACTCTTCCATCCCAAAGGGTTTGGTCACGTAGTCATCGGCACCGGCATCGAGGGCGGCGACCTTGTCGACAGCCTCA
Encoded proteins:
- a CDS encoding GntR family transcriptional regulator translates to MANMRSAGDDGSASARKRVLAPIVQESTPAIIARKLHEAIANGSFPPGSQLTESGLAADLGVSRGPLREAMQRLTAEGLLVSHRNRGLFVVSMDDDDIRDMYIARTAVERAAIEQVISTDDPESVAALNDAVAMMRECIDDPNGEAMAEADMRFHQRLVEAAGSQRLSRLHETIRVETRMCLRAMRGTYASGKERIDEHQALVDAIAAGDPQAADVLMIEHMRDGLHRLIGDAVGGQEGSGSTAEIAL
- a CDS encoding MFS transporter, producing MATANSSATYEDLAPDPESREGKALLRKAIAASAIGNATEWYDYGVYAATTTYLTHAFFPGHLGTIGTMLGFAISFVLRPLGGMIWGPIGDRIGRKSVLAMTILLISGATALIGVLPTHAVAGIWAPVLLITLRVIQGFSTGGEYGGAATFMAEYAPDRKRGRFGSFLEFGTLAGFSAGTAIVLLLELLLSDDQMQTWGWRIPFLIALPMGLIGLYLRSQMEDTPVFQELEQDNEIKGTAWTRFKDLLSNYWQPILTMFGMVIALNVVNYTLLAYQPTYLKSTIGLSESSGSTVVLIGQLAMMVAIPFFGAWSDRTGRKPMWWGSLIGLFVLALPLYWLMGQGFAWAIIGFVVLGLLYIPQLATISATFPAMFPTQVRYAGFAISYNVATAAFGGTAPLVNDAVVGDTGWLLFPAIYMMGACAIGMIAMMFLKETAGCSIRGTEIPERTEDFAVADENVGVRS
- a CDS encoding M20 family metallopeptidase; the protein is MNGAPRPLPIDALPIDADEITDLTVALVQAPSENPGGTEAQAVAVLEKACQNAGFVVSTHEVAPGRPNLVATLPGGNGPGLMFLGHSDVVPAGPGWTGDPYRARIADGSIIGRGTTDMKGGLAAIVTAMSALASSGVELTGPVQLVCTVDEEEHGSGVRDLVTDHPGEFLGCVVAEPTDLTVVRGCRGASYIEIDVTGRAAHSGRPDDGRSAIYAAAAIVDLIRADHEAMTARADGLLGSGTWNVGTISGGQGISVVAPMAALGIDRRLMPDETAGGVADALRTRIAQAGIDSDGIGVDVRVTMEMPGFETPADHRLVATAVGALESLGVATSVGGWSAACDGGFVSRDLGIPAVVCGPGDINTQAHQPDETVRIADVVTAARAYTQMALTLLGPRA
- a CDS encoding M24 family metallopeptidase — its product is MYLGAQLFTDSEYERRLTRVREAMDLQGLSALIVTEPANLFYLIGYNAWSFYTPQMLFVPIEGDMVFFAREMDAHGAHRTTWLPEEQIVGYPESYVHRPHVHPFDWVAWALRQRHLIAPASKAGSVGLEMDSHYFTPKAYRALYNAIPEWKLVDGFELVNWVRSVKSDAEIQLMRQAGMVCSEAMRAAIDTIDVGVRQCDAAAVISQAQITGTEEFGGDYPAIVPMMPTGAAADTPHLTWHQGTFVENEAVVIELTGAHNRYHCPLARTVALGKPSNDLDYVAQATAEGLNNVLDAIRPGVPTRELASTWNWTLAKYGLEKPSRLGYSIGIGYPPDWGERTISIRTEDETILETNMTFHIICGMWMDNYGFELSESVRVSPTGVETFTSFPRELIQK
- a CDS encoding response regulator; amino-acid sequence: MVDGARVLVVDDEPQLLRALRINLKARGFDVTTAATGAAALAAAAKTNPQAVVLDLGLPDIDGFEVLAGLRGWTNVPVIVLSARGEAVDKVAALDAGADDYVTKPFGMEEFVARLRAAIRRGAGSSGEPSAENPVVSAGSFTVDLGAKQVTRDGERVHLTPTEWGVLEMLVRNEGKLVGQREILTGVWGPTYTGQSNYLRVYLASLRRKLEEDPAHPRHLLTEAGMGYRFVRE
- a CDS encoding PLP-dependent aminotransferase family protein: MTTIHPAATHTAPTIPLAGRAKDLVGSMIDSSTSLLAAQSHDIVRFAMGSPADEAVPADEFREIAGAILDNTSFTYGATEGEPRLLQLLVDYLATTPDPSSHDRLVITTGGMQGLDLASKLFVDPGDLVVVESPTYTNGSATALSYGAQLLEVPVDDDGMQIDTLVDLVARTRRTPKAIYTIPTFQNPSGVTLSEERRRELLRLAHHWGAVIIDDDPYGLLRFAGEDIPTFQTLSPADPLVFSVRTFSKILAPGWRVGWVDADPSLRQLLINGKQAMDTCTNVPNQHIVAEYISRGGLTDHLASLRTLYRARKDAMLDSIGRHLGEHVTTTNPEGGFFLWLTLQGEFAEIDTRELFEVALADGVAFIPGPALSPGGRFRNALRLCFASSTPERIEEGIRRLTGSLEKMTG